GCGTGAGGCATCAATgaaggaggctgaccggcgcggcagcgcgcggcagctttggcattgattccgccgcgggaaccgaggcgatgaggacgacgaagcggcgagaagagcCGAGTCGTTGCCAAGGAGGGCCCGCCgattttcgcgccaaaaacgatttgGCCGGCGCCCCAAGcaccccccagcgcgccgggttcggcttgggttcgccggcgccaatttcggcccaagCCGGTGAAAAAAGGGCCTttggggacgcgactgggccgatttttcggtgCCGGCGGCCGAAAAATCGTCTGGGGGCCTTGTTGGAGgtgcggctgaagatgctctaaggaTGTCGATTTTGGATCCATGGGCTTTCATATGAACTCCAATCCATGCATATGTACCTAAGTTGTGTCTGTGGCACCTGAAAGTTTAGCTTCCATAGAAAACCGTTGCATGATAGCAAAAGCAGCGGGGTAGACCTGGTTTGGGGATCCAACATTCCTGCAAAAAAGGTTGTCATTTTGAGATTTCTAGAGACACCATAAGAAAAAATCATAATGTTCTGCAAAGAAGCGCTTTGGTGCACTGGAGAGAGAAATATCATGGATAGTGGCAGGGAAAGTTCTAGCATGCTGAACATAAACTTCAGAGCAAATATGCCAACGCTCAAAGTACATGCAGCTTTAGGTGATGCACATGCGGGAATTATTCCCTATGCGTTTGCAAACCAACCAGCACTTATTACTGAGCTTTTCTTTCATCGATGGTCTCCATGCAAAAGTTTCCACCTTATATGGGCCGGGCATGTCCCGATCCATTTACATCCTCAACTAGTTTTTATTTGATTATGAAGATGAAAAAAATGTTCACACATAGTATAAAATAAAATAGGACTTTTATAATTACCAAACGTTCGGATTTTAGCAATAGGCAAGAACGATTCTTATTTCACTCTAATTACATGCATACATGCATTAGAATGACTATTTTTGCTTTCACGTGCACTTCTCCCTCTAATTACATGCATACATGCACTAGAGGACGAAAAGTTGATGTCATCTTAGATTCCCTTTTTTAACTTTAAAATGTTTTCTAGTTCAAACTGTTGCTCCGATTGAAAaattgttttcacataaaagattcgtcGCGAGGAGACCTTCGAAACTAAATTCCATATTGATATGTTCCGATGACTTTTTTTAGTCAAAAGTTATCAGGCCCACACTAAGTAAGTTATCACGTCTTTGGTTCATAAGTTATCATCTTGTTTATATAGAAATTACCGGGGCATAAAAAAGATCAACCAACCTTCTACCCACGTGCAAATGAACTAGAGGACATAATAGCTGATGTCATCCTAAATTCCCCCATATTTCAaaacttcaaaatgttttgtagctcaaaccgtcaGTCTGATTGAAAAAATGTTTTTACATGAAAGATTTGTCGCAACGAGAccttcaaaattagatcccatattgatatgtTCCAACGACTTTTTTTAGGGTCAAAAGTTACCAGGCCCAGGGTACATAACTTATCAGGTatgcgatgtgtgagttaccatgctattaacattaAAGTTACCGTGTGTGTATTTTATCACCCCCCTCATCAAAGTTATCAGGACCGaggcacataagttatcaggtctggaTGTGTGAATTACCATGTTGTTCGCACAAAAAGTTACTGCAGGATATttcgtcacccccccccccccccaatgccaAAGTTACCGAAGTACATAAGTTATGAGATCTGCGATGTGTgggttaccatgctattcacataaAAGTTACCAAGGGGATATTTCATCAACCACCCCTGCCTCCCCCCGGCGCCAAAGTTACCAGGATCGGGGTACTGTGTGAtgttccaaaacaaattttcatcccGGGTCAAAGTTATCGTAGTGTTTTTACGTAAGTTATCAAGGCCCGCGGTGCGTAAAATACCGTGATATTTAAATAGAActtacacggggggggggggggaggcatgCTTTCAACAACTTGTTTTTCCTCGGGTCAAAGTTACCAACAAAAATGTTTGTATGTATGCCTAATTCCACAACGTATAATCTCGTACGAAATGATGTACTAGACAAGGCCAACAAGCAATAAAGAAACAACTTTTCTTTTGCTGCCATGGGGTTTAAAAAAGGTCATCTAGGTATTTTTCCAATTAAAAGACATGAAAGTGGTATTAGGTGAGTTGGTCATCGGCATCATACAAAAGCTAGCAGACCCAAGTTCGATTCGGATCTATTCCCAAGATCCGAACGTTCGGACGTTGCATATCTCGAATAAAATATTCATCACATATTTAAGTAATATTGTGTATAAAAATACATTTCATTATTAAAAAGGTACATGTGCTTTTAAGAAGAAAAATCATGCATTCGAAAAATCATGCATTCATACATATGCAGATATATGTTCATGTACTATAGAAAATGTTGAAAGTTCAAAAATTATAAAAcataaacaaagaaaaaaaaggtaAAAATGAGTAGAAAAAAGTGAAAAGCGAGAAATAGAGCAAAAAATTCATCCGAAACCGGCAAATGGGCCGGTCAAAGGACGCACATGACGAAAAACAAAAGCATTGCTCGTAGTCATCACGCTTTATGGCCCAATTTATCACAAAGAAAAGATGGTAGTTGCTGTGACGTGCGTGTGTGGCGGGTTAAGAGTATCTACAACTGGACCCCTCAAATCTCCTGTATATGTCCGGACGGACGGTCCGGTCACTGCCCGGTCATGAAATTGTCACCCAACCGGACCCCTATACCCAACTTAAACATGCGGGTTGTCCGATACCCCTCAAACCGAATCCATATGTGAGAAAATATGGAGAGGCCCAGACGAATCCATCACGTCGGATCCAACATGGCAAACCCATCCCAAATCACTCCAAATCGCTTGGCCTGCCATCTTCCGTTCCTCTTTTCTGCCTTGTCTGCACCGCCGCCACCATAGCTCCGCTGCTCCGGCTGCAGTGGGAGTCGGTGGCAGCGCTTACGGGCGTCGTTCCCTTTTTAGAGTTGTCGATGTTGGGGTCCTTCCCTTCCCCTTCGAACGTAGTTTTAGGGAAACCTTAGATCCGATCACCTAGATCGAAGATGGCAGTGTTATTAACTTTGCTTAGCATCATTTCCCTCTTGGGGGCTTCGTCTTGGAGTTGGATTCAGCCAGAGGGGCTGGGGCTTGCAGAGGTGGCCGGCGGCGGCTAGCATGACATCTCTGTGAGGACAGCAGGAGGGCCCTCCACATACAAGGAGGCAAGGAGCGTCACGCGAGTTAACTTTGCCAGCCTTGAAGGATCGAAGCGACATAAATTCGCTCTATCGGACATATGAGTCCTCTCCAGTGTTGTCGAGTTTCGCAAACGTGCTTGTGTCAGCTTGGTATAATACGAATGTTTTTAGAGTGCACTCTGGTAGCGGCGGAAGCGCTCGAGTGCCTGGCCGGGAGTGATGTGGGGGTGTTGGCCTTCTGACATTTTGTATGTATTGTGATGTTTTAGACCTAGTTTAGCTAAGCGTTGTTTAGCTTTTTGTCTGATTTTTACTCAATAAACCGAAGTCTTTTCAAATTTTGGCACTCACTTTTATGCCGTGCCTTATATGGGGTGTTCTTGTAATATCCCTATCTTTTCAATTTTATGCCACACCCTTGTTTTTTTTTTCTGCGGTGTGCTTCCACACACTTGAACGGGGGTGGCTGCGCAGCCTGGGACCCTTCTGTAGGTGTCAACCTCACCAAAATTTTCCCAGTCCGTACACCGCGAGCAGCTCCGAGGAAGCTTCCTTGTGACGGCAGGACGAAGTAGCAGCCTGTGATGTCGACGCACGCACGCGACGTGATCCGTCAGGAGGAAGAGATTCGCCGGGAGTCGGTGGCCTCTTTGTATCGTCTTGCACAGGGACCCAAATAATATGCTCTCAGGTCTGAGGGTTGAACTTGTCAGGCTTGATTTATCGACACGATTTGGCAGAGACAATTCGACGACTATGCCGAAAGGCAAGATCATTGATACGTGAAAGTGAAGCAAACCACCGGTCGATTTTGGGAGCAATGTGTATAATCATTAATCAAAGATTAGTTATGATCAATTGGCGAAATCAGTTCGATCCATCAATAAGCTCGAGAATTAGTGCGTTAATTTGTTGCACAATCCATCCACCCCACCCCCAACTCTTCGCGTCGCAGAAGGAAAAACAGGACAATCAAGAACTCCCATCTTCTGCCGCGCGCCAGCTGAGGCCGATCTGTCAGCAGAGTCCGTCCTCAAGGAACCTGACGAACTGGAACAGGTTCATCCTGCCGTCCCTGGATCCGCAGCTCGCCGAGATCATGGCCTCGCACGCGGCCGCGTCGACCTCCGGGAACCCGAGCCTGGCCAGGGCGCCCTGCAGGTCCGCCGCGCCGATGAACCCGTCCGCGTCGCCGTCGAACACGGCGAACGCGCGCCGTAGCTCCGCGAAGCTCGGCTCCTCGGCGTCGAACAGCCGGGACACCTCGTTGTGGCCCATGCTGGCCCtcagcccctcgccggagccggccacTCCCAGCCCCATCCTAGCCATGAtcgcctccacctcttccttccgcagctcgttgtcctcctcctcctcggcgcgGACGTCCTCGCAGCACGGCGCGACGTGCGCCGCCGAGGACGTTGCGTAAGCGCACTTGGCGTAAGCGGCCGGCGACGGGACGAGGATCGACCTGGCAAAGGACTGCAGGAAGGAGGCGTAGCTGTGGAAGAAGGCGGACGCGACGGTGCCGAGGAAACCGACGAGGTGGGGGATGAGCAGCAGCGGCTCCCGGAACGAGAGCGCGCGGCGGAGGAGCGGTCGCGGCGCAGTCGCGTCTGCCATCGCTAGACTTTAGAATTCGCTGGTGTTGAGCAAACAGTTGGTGCCGGCTAGAATGGAGAATGCTGCGTGGGTGTACAACTACAAGGTGAGGTGACAGGTGAGGATGAACGACGGTGTGTGTGAAGATAGAGGGAGGGCGGGGGGTTTATATGAGAGGCCCGAGCTCGATCATGGAGTAAACAAGTCGTAAAGGGAGGAAGCTCCCTTTGCATTGCATATTTGCATGGCGTTGGGGCGTTGGCAACTTGGCACGGCGCGTTCGAGGGAAGCTGCCTGCGTGCTTCCCCCAGCGTGAGAGTGATGGTTAGGGGTTGGGAATGCAGTAGCACTAATTATCAGTGAGTGTACAGATTTTTTTTGGAAAGAGGGATTTTGAAGAATCCTTCGAGAATTAGGCCCACTTTGTTTGAGTTGCAAATTCCCGCAATAGATTTCAGGGAATTCGTTGTGGCTCTAGATTCCCGAGAATCAGAAGTTATCTGTTTGTTTACCCTGCTGTTGGACAGCTGTAGGAGTTTTGTGTGTTGTGAAATGTCAGTAATATGACTTGGTGATGAGTATGATGTTTATGTGCAGAATAAAACATAGTTAGCTTGTTttactagatgaatggagaactggCAATTTTTTAACCATATAAAATATTAAATAATCTACAAATGTAATGATTGTGGAAACATATCATCCAAAATATGCCTATGAAACATAGCATCCAAATAAGCACGAACCATCGTAGTCTTACATATGAAACATATTCTCCAAAATATGCACTAACCATCATAGTCTTACATATGTACATATCATCCAAAATATGCATCAATGATCACAATCTCGTTAAGTAATATGTCAAACTATGGTTGACCCTCCAATAATCTTTTAGCAATCGCCTCACGAGTTGCTTGCATGGGCGCATAATCACCAACCAAAATGTTGGAAACATAGCCTATGGGTGGGGTTGTGGCATGTAGTTCTCGTCATGTTCACATCTATCAAACTCGAAGTCTCTCAAATGGCT
This region of Triticum aestivum cultivar Chinese Spring chromosome 2D, IWGSC CS RefSeq v2.1, whole genome shotgun sequence genomic DNA includes:
- the LOC123048951 gene encoding probable calcium-binding protein CML46, with translation MADATAPRPLLRRALSFREPLLLIPHLVGFLGTVASAFFHSYASFLQSFARSILVPSPAAYAKCAYATSSAAHVAPCCEDVRAEEEEDNELRKEEVEAIMARMGLGVAGSGEGLRASMGHNEVSRLFDAEEPSFAELRRAFAVFDGDADGFIGAADLQGALARLGFPEVDAAACEAMISASCGSRDGRMNLFQFVRFLEDGLC